A genome region from Acidobacteriota bacterium includes the following:
- a CDS encoding Bax inhibitor-1 family protein, whose amino-acid sequence MIKRFDYARPVVETGPGLEDKVMQAEKYYRQSSYAGDRIGAEALAVKNLAIAVFAGLLVMLIGMRVLPETSTPLLVKVMGLLSASVAMGAVGAYVGRNLSGWLAIIGLMIGMFALIFAIPMFGGGLIGTTLLMGFGFLGGMTLGPLVGFALAEEGPGIVIQSLTGTTAIMLITGIVVLTTGINFSFLGPIFLIGVLGLVVVGLIGIFVRFSRGVSLLYSLIGIVVFSLGFLYKFFRLTQDENTWDAAVRHTMSLYLSFINLFSFILQFLLTSRRR is encoded by the coding sequence TTGATTAAACGGTTCGATTACGCACGGCCTGTGGTTGAAACCGGGCCGGGCTTGGAGGACAAAGTTATGCAAGCTGAAAAATACTATCGTCAATCTTCGTATGCGGGCGACCGTATCGGCGCCGAGGCCTTGGCCGTTAAGAATCTGGCAATCGCCGTATTCGCCGGTCTCTTGGTCATGCTCATCGGCATGCGCGTGCTGCCCGAAACCAGCACGCCGTTGCTGGTCAAAGTGATGGGATTGTTGAGCGCTTCGGTGGCAATGGGCGCGGTGGGCGCTTACGTGGGCCGTAACCTGTCGGGCTGGCTAGCCATCATTGGGCTGATGATTGGCATGTTCGCGCTGATCTTCGCCATCCCGATGTTTGGGGGCGGATTGATCGGCACGACCTTGCTGATGGGCTTCGGCTTTCTGGGCGGTATGACGCTGGGGCCGCTGGTTGGGTTCGCCTTGGCCGAAGAAGGGCCGGGCATCGTGATTCAGTCGTTGACGGGCACGACGGCGATCATGTTGATCACCGGCATTGTGGTGTTGACGACAGGGATCAACTTCAGTTTCCTGGGGCCGATTTTCCTGATCGGAGTGTTGGGATTGGTCGTCGTCGGGCTGATCGGCATTTTCGTGCGCTTCTCGCGCGGCGTGAGTCTGCTCTATTCGCTGATCGGGATCGTGGTCTTTTCGCTTGGCTTCCTCTACAAGTTTTTCCGCCTGACGCAGGATGAGAACACTTGGGATGCGGCCGTGCGCCACACGATGAGCCTGTATCTGAGCTTCATCAACCTGTTCAGCTTTATTTTGCAGTTCCTGCTGACCAGCAGACGGCGTTAG
- a CDS encoding leucyl/phenylalanyl-tRNA--protein transferase, with protein MRGKTTRNNITPEQILAAYQQGYFPMARGRHGRIDWFMAEPRTVIPLDDRFRVRRSLRQALRKLPFEIRINSCFLEVIHACARHSEVTQEEVWLSDEMIALYTELHQRGFAHSVEVWSDGALAGGLYGISLKGAFFGESMFTRQSSASQIALVALVERLRARGFRLLDAQMRTWHISHFGALDLSHQEYLGVLAEAMLTDCVFD; from the coding sequence ATGCGAGGCAAAACCACGCGGAACAACATCACGCCCGAACAGATCCTGGCCGCGTACCAGCAGGGATATTTCCCGATGGCGCGCGGACGGCATGGGCGGATTGACTGGTTTATGGCGGAACCGCGCACGGTGATCCCGCTGGATGACCGCTTTCGCGTGCGCCGGTCGTTGCGGCAGGCGCTGCGCAAGCTGCCCTTTGAAATCCGCATCAATAGCTGTTTTCTGGAGGTCATTCACGCCTGTGCCCGGCACAGTGAAGTGACGCAGGAAGAAGTCTGGCTGAGCGATGAGATGATCGCCTTGTATACCGAATTGCACCAACGCGGTTTTGCCCATTCGGTCGAAGTCTGGAGCGACGGCGCGCTGGCGGGCGGGTTATACGGCATCTCATTGAAAGGCGCGTTCTTTGGCGAATCCATGTTCACGCGGCAATCATCGGCCTCGCAAATTGCGTTGGTCGCCTTGGTCGAACGCCTGCGCGCGCGTGGGTTTCGCTTGCTGGACGCGCAAATGCGCACCTGGCATATCAGCCACTTCGGGGCGCTGGATTTGTCGCATCAAGAGTACCTCGGCGTGCTGGCCGAAGCGATGCTCACGGATTGCGTCTTTGATTAA
- a CDS encoding TIGR00266 family protein yields the protein MNCLSCGQFLPPDARFCNNCGTPAPPPQAAAPPPPSAGGYGGARSYGAAGGIHIDADGRGSGRGYIYEILHQPSFSLAVIQLQPGQSIQAEAGAMVSMSANIELQSQLKGGVMGALKRMVGGESAFISTFTAQGGGGEVTFAPPMPGDIAALEMQNQVFYVQSSSYLAGDQGLQVDTQWGGAKTFFGGEGLFVLQVTGTGLLLISSFGAIHRKRLAPGERYVVDTGHLVAWEGHMQYSLRKAARAGWLRSFVSGEGVVAEFMGPGEILIQTRNLQAFGSLLRAMFPNQSGGTGGSIGSSFGIGDLFGE from the coding sequence ATGAATTGTTTGAGTTGTGGTCAGTTCCTACCGCCCGATGCGCGGTTTTGCAATAACTGCGGCACACCTGCCCCGCCACCGCAAGCAGCCGCGCCACCGCCGCCATCGGCGGGCGGATACGGCGGCGCTAGAAGCTACGGGGCAGCGGGCGGCATTCACATTGACGCCGATGGACGCGGCAGCGGACGCGGTTACATTTACGAAATCCTGCACCAGCCCTCTTTTTCGCTGGCCGTGATTCAATTGCAGCCCGGCCAATCCATCCAGGCCGAAGCGGGCGCGATGGTTTCGATGTCGGCCAACATCGAATTGCAGTCGCAATTGAAAGGCGGCGTGATGGGCGCGCTCAAACGCATGGTCGGCGGCGAATCGGCGTTCATCTCGACCTTCACCGCGCAAGGCGGCGGCGGCGAAGTCACCTTTGCTCCGCCCATGCCCGGCGACATTGCGGCGCTCGAAATGCAGAATCAGGTTTTCTATGTGCAATCCAGTTCCTACCTCGCGGGCGATCAGGGCTTGCAGGTGGATACGCAATGGGGCGGCGCGAAAACCTTCTTTGGCGGCGAGGGGCTGTTTGTGTTGCAGGTTACCGGCACCGGCTTGCTGCTGATTTCATCCTTTGGCGCGATCCATCGCAAACGGCTCGCGCCGGGCGAACGCTATGTCGTGGACACCGGCCATCTCGTCGCCTGGGAAGGCCACATGCAATACAGCCTGCGCAAAGCGGCGCGCGCCGGTTGGTTGCGCAGCTTTGTCAGCGGCGAGGGCGTCGTGGCGGAATTTATGGGGCCTGGCGAAATTCTGATTCAGACGCGCAATCTGCAAGCCTTCGGCAGCCTGCTGCGCGCGATGTTCCCGAACCAATCGGGCGGCACCGGCGGCAGCATCGGCTCGAGTTTTGGAATTGGGGATTTGTTTGGCGAATGA